The window GACCCGGACACCGGCATGCACCACCTGTTCGCCGGGCTGCTCCCGCGGCACCTGTTCGCCCCGCCGCCGGCGCGCGGGTTCGCCGAGCCGTTCGAGGACGCCGACGCCGAGCCGTTCGCGGCCCTGCTCGCGGCCCACGCCCACGAGGTCGCCGCCGTGATCCTCGAGCCGGTGCTGCAGGGCACGGGCGCGATGCGTGCCTACGCCCCCGGCTGGCTCGCCCGGGTCCGCGAGCTGTGCGACGAGCACGGCGTGCTGCTCGTCGCCGACGAGATCGCCACCGGGTTCGGCCGGACGGGAGAGCTGTTCGGCTGCGACCATGCCGGGATCAGCCCGGACATCATGTGCGTCGGCAAGGCGCTGACCGGTGGCTACCTGACGATGGCGGCGACGCTGTGCACCGAGGAGGTCGCCGACGGGGTGTGCGCGCCGCCGGCGGGCGCGTTCATGCACGGCCCGACGTTCATGGCGAACCCGCTGGCCGCGGCGGTCGCGAACGCCAACCTCGGCCTGCTGCTGTCGTCCCCGTGGCGCGAGACCGTGCGGCGCATCGAGGCCGAGCTCGCCGCCGGCCTCGCGCCGGCCGCCGACCTGCCAGGCGTGGCGGAGGTCCGCACCCTGGGCGCCGTCGGTGTCATCGAGACCCGCGAGCCGGTCGACATGGCCGTCATCCAGCCCCTGCTGGTCGATCTGGGCGTCTGGATCCGCCCCTTCGGCCGCCTCGTCTACACCATGCCGCCCTTCATCACCTCGACCGCGGATGTCGCCACGGTGACGTCCGCCATGGTCGAGGCCGTCGCCCGTACCTCGGGATGACCACCGGCCACCACCACCGTCGGTCGGCCGACGACGTCGCCGGAACCCGCCACGGGAGCCCGACCGCGTGATCCCGGTACGCGCCGGGTAGCCCGGGCTGGCGCCGAGCCAGCGGGGGCTAGCTGGGCCGATCCGCCCGGAGGTGCCATGGCGCGCGGTCCCGCGGCCGGCCGGTGGGGCGCGGTGTGGACGTGCCGTGACCTTCTGGGGGGGAGGCCACAGTGCTCCCGCGGGCCGGGTCGGTGCCGCGGGAGCCGGGGGGTACGGGGTGGGGAGTGGGCGTTCGCGCAGGTCAGCGCCGAGGCGAGGTGGTCACTATGTTGCTGTGTGTATATAGATCGGAGACGGTGGTTACCTAAGGCGACAGATGACCGACATCGGCGAAGTAGTTGCCGATGCCCGCCCGACCTTCGTACTCTTTGTTCTCAGCAGAGCACAGGGAGTAGCTATACCCCAGGGGGGCCCTAGACCGGCGATTCCCGCCTGGACCTTGGACGAGGAAGGCCGATGCCCCATGGCCACAGCGACCGAAGCCGCCGCGTCCCACGGCGAGCGCCGCGGACGGGGCAGCGCCGTGGAGAACGTCGTCCCGGGCCGACGCCGCGACCGGGTGGGCGCCGCGCTGCGCGCGTGCTGGCCGGACTCGTGGCGGCGGACGAGTGAGCCCGCGCCCTTACGGCTCGACACGGCCATCGGTCCGGACAACGCCATGATGACACGACCGGCGGGCCCCCCGCGCCCGCCGCGGCGGGCACGCCCGCCCGTCCCGGTCCTCGACGTCCTGGCGGACGGCGGCTGNNNNNNNNNNNNNNNNNNNNNNNNNNNNNNNNNNNNNNNNNNNNNNNNNNNNNNNNNNNNNNNNNNNNNNNNNNNNNNNNNNNNNNNNNNNNNNNNNNNNGACGGGAGCTGGCCGCCAGCCGGGTCCCCAGCCAGGGTGGCGCGCCGGTGCCGGCCGGGGACGGGCTCCGCGGGGAGGCCTGGAGCGCGGGCACGCCCTGGCTGGGCTGGTGGCGCGGGCCGGCACCCGCCGACGGGATGGGCCTGGGTGGGCACTGGCCCGGTGCGCGCCGGCCCGCCGTGGGCATGGCGGTCGCCGAGCTGTGTTCCGGGGTGGCGATCGCCGCGCTGTGGGCGGCGAACCCGCTGCTCATGCTCGCCGCGGTCCCACCCGCGCTGTTGCTCGCCAGCAGCCTCCCGCCCGACGAGCTGCTGGCCGCCGCCCGCACCGACCCGAAGACCGGGCTCGCCAACGCGGTGTGGTGGCGCGAGGTCGCCGAGGCCGAGCTTGCCAGGAGCCTGCGTGCCGGCCGGCCGCTGTCGGTGCTGCTCGTCGACATCGACCACTTCAAACGGGTCAACGACCGCCACGGTCACCTGTTCGGTGACACGGTGCTGGTCGCCGTGGCCGACGCGCTGCGGGCGGCGACCCGGCCGTGGGACCTGGTCGGCCGGTTCGGCGGCGAGGAGTTCGTCGTGCTGCTCACGGACGTCGACCTGCCCACCGCCGCCGACGTCGCCGAGCGGATCCGCCGCCAGGTCGCCGCCGTCCGCTGCCCGCTCGACGCCCCGTCCCCTCTCGGTCCCGGCGTGGGCGACGACGGTGACGGGGAGGCGGTGGGTGTCACCGTTTCGGTCGGCGCGGCGGCCTGCGAGCCGGGGGCCGGCCTTGCCTCCGCGCTTGGGCGCGCCGACGCCGCCCTGTACCGCGCCAAGGCCGCCGGCCGCGACCGTGTCCACCTCGCCCTCGCCGACCCGGCGGGCGCCACGGTGCCCGCCGCGCAGGCCGCCGTGGACGGGCCGCCGGTCCAGGACGGCGCCTGCTCCGTCCCCACCCAGGTCACCCAGGCCGACTAGGGGACAGCCTCCCGCCACGAGCTGGCCGCCGGGACCGCCCATAACCACCGCGGGCGGCCGGGGCATCGCGTCACGATGAAACGGTGTTGTCCACGGTGTTGACAGCCTCGCGTCGACGACGATGATCTTCGGGGTCGATGGGGGATCGGAGACGGGGGAGTGCGCCGGACGGTCAGCGAGCGGCGTGCAGGGCCGCCTGGACGGTG of the Pseudofrankia saprophytica genome contains:
- a CDS encoding GGDEF domain-containing protein, translated to RELAASRVPSQGGAPVPAGDGLRGEAWSAGTPWLGWWRGPAPADGMGLGGHWPGARRPAVGMAVAELCSGVAIAALWAANPLLMLAAVPPALLLASSLPPDELLAAARTDPKTGLANAVWWREVAEAELARSLRAGRPLSVLLVDIDHFKRVNDRHGHLFGDTVLVAVADALRAATRPWDLVGRFGGEEFVVLLTDVDLPTAADVAERIRRQVAAVRCPLDAPSPLGPGVGDDGDGEAVGVTVSVGAAACEPGAGLASALGRADAALYRAKAAGRDRVHLALADPAGATVPAAQAAVDGPPVQDGACSVPTQVTQAD
- a CDS encoding adenosylmethionine--8-amino-7-oxononanoate transaminase, whose amino-acid sequence is MGGRDGTTSGGAGAGAARRLVERDRAVVWHPYAAVGPDARGPLFPVASAAGVRLTLTDGRELVDGMSSWWAAIHGYRHPVLDAAAHAQIDTMAHVMFGGLTHEPAVALAETLVAITPKPLRRVFLCDSGSVSVEVAIKMALQYQAGRGRPERTRLLTIRRGYHGDTSGAMAVCDPDTGMHHLFAGLLPRHLFAPPPARGFAEPFEDADAEPFAALLAAHAHEVAAVILEPVLQGTGAMRAYAPGWLARVRELCDEHGVLLVADEIATGFGRTGELFGCDHAGISPDIMCVGKALTGGYLTMAATLCTEEVADGVCAPPAGAFMHGPTFMANPLAAAVANANLGLLLSSPWRETVRRIEAELAAGLAPAADLPGVAEVRTLGAVGVIETREPVDMAVIQPLLVDLGVWIRPFGRLVYTMPPFITSTADVATVTSAMVEAVARTSG